The segment CAGCCATGAAGAACATGGCAAATTTCATGGCGCTGTATTCGGTGTGATAGCCGGCAACCAGTTCGGTCTCCGCCTCAGGCAGATCAAATGGAATGCGGTTCGTCTCCGCGTACGCCGCCATGATGTAGATAAAGAAAGCGACGAACTGCAGACCTCCGAAAAAGTTCCAGTTCAGGAGGGAGCCGGCCTGAGAATCAACAATCTGTCGTAGGCTCAAGCTCCCGGCAAGAAGCAGCACGCCGACCAGCGAGAGCCCAAGCGCCAATTCATAGCTGATGAGCTGCGCGCTTGCTCTCAAAGATCCAAGCAGGGAATATTTCGAATTCGAAGACCAACCCGAAAGTGCAACTCCATAAACTCCCAGCGAAGTGATACCAAGAATGATTAGCAGGCCGATGTTGATGTCCTGAATCCCGTTGCCGTTCCAAAACGCAGTCGTTTGCAGGGGTATGTGATAGCTGCCTATCGTCCATTCTCCACCAAATGGGATGATGGAGATCGAGATCAGCGAAAGAGTAAGCGCGATCATCGGAGCTGCTATGTAAAGTGGTTTATAGACGCTGTCGGGAATGATGTCTTCTTTGAGGATGAACTTGATGCCATCTGCCAAAGGTTGCAGCAAACCGAACGGCCCAACGCGATTGGGACCCCAGCGGTTCTGCATGCGCGCAATAACCTTGCGCTCCATGAGCACGATGTACGCCACTGCTGTCAGCAGGATAAAGAGCAGCAGCGCGATTTTTATAACCGCAAAGATGAGGTATTGAAGCAATTCCAATTCTCTTTAAGTTCTGAACCGTTATCTTGATCCGCTTGGTGTCACCCTGATCCTGTAAGCAGGGGCTCTGGCCTGTATCAACTGCAGACTTCAAAAACAGACGGAATCAATCTCTAATCGGCCGGAATTTGTGCTTCGACCGTTGTAGCTTGTCGGTTCTCAATGACCGAATTGAGAGTGTTCGAATACCGGCCGAGTGTGCCGGACGTGAAGAGCGTGTCATTGGCCGGAACAATGCTTTCCGGCGATGAAGGTTGTGAGATAGAGCTGAACTCTGGAGCCAGAGTGTGAACGTCACCTCCGGAAAACAGGTTCAGCCGTGAGAAGTTGTAACCGGGAACAAGCCGCTGGATCTCGTCCAGCAATGCCTCTGGATCGAACGGACTAAGCTTAGGCTCAAGATTCCGGGCACTAAGCCACACAAGGTGCTGATCCGCTTCTCCGGATTGCGCTCCACGACTCTGTCCCATATCGGCACGAATGCCCTTCCCGAAAGGAACCAGCTTGTGGACGTCTGCTCCCATGCGATCGGCAATGCGGACGATCAGCTCGAAGTCGGTGCGCACTCCGGCCAAATCGCCAGCCTTCTTCAAAAGCTGAAGGTCGCCGTAAGTGTTGGAATATGTGCCGGCTTTCTCATAAGCATTTGCCGCAGGGAGGAAAACTTCCGCTATAGTCGCGGTCTCGGTGAGAAACAGATCCTGCACGACAATGCAAGTATTTTTCAAAGCAAACGGATCGATGTTGTAACGGGCTACAGGATTCGATCCGACTATGTAGAGCGCGCCGAGTTTGCCGGATTTGGCGGCGGAGAACATGCCCTGGATGTCGAGTCCAGCCTGCCCTGGCATCAAGGATCCGTATTCCTGCGCAAAGGCCGAGTTGCTCGAGACTGGAGTGAATCCCGGGAGCAGATGGGGATACAGACCCATGTCAGCAGCGCCGCGGGAGTTTGAGTAGTCGCCTAGACAGATGAATTTGGCCGACTGCGCCGATCCCCACTTCACAAGCCTAAAAACGTCGTCGCCGCGCAACTCGGAACCAAAGACAATGATCAGCTCTTTCTCGCCCTTTACCTTGTCGCGGAACTCTCGAAGCAGGTCGCGGCTGAGACTGCTAGACTGCAACTGACTGGCGACTGAATCATCCCCGCCCAGATATCGAACCATCAAACTCTCGCCGCCATCCATCGGAACCTGCGCGTAAGCGCGAGCTTGGCGACGCAACTTGATGTCTCCCGAATTCACGATGTAAATACGGCCATTGTGAATACGAACGTTGGTGCGGAGATTCCAGGCAAGCAAAGGATGCTGCTCAGTGGGGTCGTTCCCAATGAGCAGAACTGCTGGAGCAGTCGTCACTTCGCGCAGTGTCGCCGTTATGTTCTGCTTGCCTGCAACGGCCTTGGCGAATGCAGGATAATCGGCCGTTTGGTGATGATCGATGTTGTTCGTCCCCAAAATAGAGCGCGCGAACTTTTGCAGCAGATAGTTCTCTTCGTTAGTTGTGCGATTCGAACCGATTACACCGATTGCGCCCCCGCCTTGTGAATCGCGAATCTGCTTGAAGCGGTTCGCGACGTGATCGATGGCTTGCTCCCAGGAAACTGCCATCAGCTTGCCATCGCGACGGACTAGAGGCTGCGTTATGCGGTCGTCGGAATTCGCAAAATCGAAGGCATAGCGACCCTTGATGCAGAGGAAATCGCCGTTTATGCCGCTCTTATCACGATTGTCACCACGAACGATCTCCATCCCACCTTTGGAACGACGCACACCAAGAGTTGTCTTGCAACCGTCGGCGCAATGCGTGCAGATGGTGCCGACGTGGTTCATCTCCCATGGACGAGTCTTGTAACGGTACGCGCCCGACGTGAGTGCGCCGACAGGACAGATGTCGATGCACATGCCGCACTCTTCGCACTCGAGATGATCCTGCTTATTCGGAGCAATCAGGGATGCCACGCCTCGGTTTTGTACGCCGAGCGCCCATACGTCCATTCCTTCACCACACACACGAACGCAGCGATAGCAAAGAATGCAGCGCGGCCGATCAAAGAAGACGACAGGTGACCACTGCTGCTCCTCTTTGTGCTGCTTGGACTCCATGTACTGTGATTCCGCCGCGCCGTAGGCGAAGGTCATATCCTGCAATTCGCATTCTCCGCCAGCATCGCAGACCGGGCAATCAAGAGGATGATTTCCGAGCAAAATCTCAACCGTTGCTTTACGAGCCTGATGGACCTCAGGGGTAGCGGTAATGACGATCATGCCGTCCGTAATCGGTACGGTGCACGCCGTCTGAAGCTTCGGCATCTTCTCGATGCGCACCAGGCACATACGGCATGCGCCCTGAACTGATAGTCCGGGGTAGTAGCAGAAGGCGGGCACTTCAACGCCTGCGCTCTTGCAGGCCTCAATGAGAAGCGTTCCCGCAGGTGCGGTAACCTTCTTGCCGTCGACAGTGATGGTTACGTCAGCCATTTCCGAGATATGTGATTTCCTTAAGCGATGGCCATTTCTCTCGACACGGGCTCAAATGGGCACGGCTTGCCATCGAGATGCTCTTCGAACTCCTGGCGCCATTTTTTCACAATGGAGATGGTTGGGAATGCAGCCGCGTCTCCCAGAGCGCAGAATGTTCGTCCAGCCATGTTGTTCGCGAGATACAGCATTTGATCGATATCCTTATTAACGCCGCCTCCATCGTGGAAGCGCGTGAGGGTCTTCTTCAGCCAGTCGGTGCCTTCGCGGCATGGAATGCACCAGCCACAACTCTCGTGTTGGTAAAACTTCATGATGCGCAGCGCGACCTTCACCATACATGTCTGATCATCGATCGCCACTACTCCACCTGACCCAAGGAACTCGCCGCGCCTCGCAAACCAGTCGTAGTCCATCGTCGCGGACTCGGCTTCTTCCTGGTTCAGCAGGAACGTCGACGACCCGCCGGGGACGAGAGCTTTCAATTTGCGTCCGTTCGGAATACCGCCGCCCACTTCATAGATCATTTTCTTTGAAGGATATCCAAGCGGTAATTCGTAAACGCCAGGTTTGTTGAAGTGTCCTGTTAGGCAAGTCAGGCGCGTGCCACCATTCTTTTCATTCGGTCCGAAGCTCACGTACCATTTACCGCCATTCAGAATGATTGGAGGAACGGTGGCGATCGTCTCAACATTGTTAATGACCGTTGGACCGCCGTAGAGACCTTTGATAGCAGGGAAAGGCGGCTTCAGGCGCGGCAATCCGCGCTTGCCTTCGAGTGACTCCATCAGTGCAGATTCTTCACCTACTTCGTACGCTCCCGCGCCGGTGTGAGTCAGTATGTTGAACTCGCGTCCGCTGCCGAAGATGCTGTTGCCGAGAAAACCCTTCACGTAGGCGTCGGCTACGGCTTTCTCCATAATTTCGAGAAGATAGCGATATTCTCCCCGTAGATAAATGAAGCCGAGCTTCGCGCCAACTGCCAATCCAGCAATGATCACGCCTTCGATAATTGCATGCGGATCGTATTCGACCAGCAGCCGATCTTTGCAGGTGGCAGGCTCGCTCTCGTCGCCGTTGATGAGAATGTATTTCGGAGCTTCAGATTGCTTGGGAATGAACGACCATTTCATTCCGGTGGCGAAGCCGGCACCTCCTCGACCGCGCAACCCAGATGCCTTTACTTCATTGATGATGTCGTCGGGCTGCATCTCCAGCGCTTTGCGGGCAGCTTTGTAGCCGCCGAGTTCAATGTAGCGATCGATGTTTTGCGCGCCGTGGCCAAAACGCTTCGAGATAATACGAACCTCGTCGGGATGTGAGGCCAGCGGCGTTGGCGTGTAGATCGTCTTCACTGTTGCGTCTTCTTCTGATAGCTGTCGAGGATCTGGTCCATCTTCTCCGGCGTTACTTCCAGGTGAAAGTCATAGTTCACCTGCACCGCGGGAGCCCAGCTGCAAGCCCCAATGCACTCTACCTCTTCGACTGAAAATGTTCCGTCGCGGGTGACCTCTTTGTGATCGACTCCGAGCTTCTGCCTGCAATGATCGAATACGTTCTCAGCTCCTCGAAGCATGCAACTGATATTTGTACACACTTGAACGACGTATTTGCCCGCCGGCTTCGTGCGCAAAAGGGAGTAGTAGCTGATCACATTGCGAACTTCAAGCTCGTTCAGATCAACTCTTTTCGCGATGTCAGAAACCACGTCATCAGACAGATACCCGACTTCATCCTGCGCATAGAGCAGCAAAGGAATGAGTGCCGAACGTTTCCACGGGTATTGGGTAACTAGCTTTTGGAACCTTTGCTCGAGCTCGCGCGAGTATTGCATCAGCGGTCGATCTCCCCGAGCACAATATCGATGCTTCCGATTGCGGCGACAACATCGGCTAAAAGTCTGCCGATACAAAGCTTTTCGAGGGCTTGCAAATTCGCAAGACACGCTGATCTCATATGGACGCGATATGGCTTGGCGGTCCCATCGCTGCGAATGTAATAGCCCATCTCTCCACGCGGCGACTCCACACCTTGGTACACCTCGCCCGCCGGAACCGAAAAGCCCTCCGTAACGATTTTAAAGTGATAGATGAGCGCTTCCATCTGGGTCTTCATCTTTTCCCGATCCGGGAGAACTACTTTGGGAGCCTCAGCCTTAAATGGGCCCTCAGGCATACCTTCCAATGCCTGTCGCGCAATCTTGTTTGACTCGCGCAATTCCTGTACGCGCAATAGATAACGAGCATAGACATCGCCCTCTTTAGAAACGGGTACTTTGAATTGGAACTTCTCGTAGCCCGAATAGGGCATATCCCGACGCAGGTCCCAATCAATTCCGCTGCCACGCGCACTCGGACCAGTTACGCCAAGGGCAGTGCAGTCTTCGGCGGTAAGGTATGCGACACTGCGAGTACGTTCGATCCAGATCGGATTGGAAGTCAGCAAACCCTCATATTCATCAACACGATCCGAGAATTTATCGATGAAATGCTTTACCTTGCTCCAGAAGTCCAGGGGTGGATCGAGAGAGACGCCTCCAATGCGGAAGTAAGAAGTCATCATTCGCTGGCCGGAAACATTCTCGAAGATCTTCAGAAGTTCTTCGCGCTCGCGGAAGCAGTATAGGAACACCGTCATCGCGCCGATATCGAGCGCGTGGGTGCCAAGCCAAACCAGATGCGAATTGATACGGGTAAGCTCGTTTAGTAGAACCCGCAAGTATTGAGCTCGAGGCGGGATTTCAAGCTGAAGAAGTTTCTCGACAGCCAAACAATACGTAAGATTGTTGGTCATCGGGCACAAGTAGTCGATGCGGTCCGTTAGTGGAACCACCTGCTGATAGAACTTCGCCTCACAAGTCTTCTCGATTCCGGTGTGGAGATATCCGATATCGGGAATGCACTTGATAACTGTTTCGCCGTCAATCTCGAGCAGGAGTCGCAACACTCCGTGCGTTGACGGATGTTGCGGGCCCATGTTCAGGATCATCGTGCGATCCTGTGCTGGTTCCAGTAGCGGTGTGGGATTGAGATGCGCCATTTTAGCGATATCCCTCCACTGGGTAATCCTTACGGAGCGGATGACCTTCCCAGTCCTCGGGCATCATGATGCGCCGCATATTTGGGTGTCCCACAAAGCGCACACCGAAAAGATCGAAGACCTCGCGTTCGAAGAAGTTCGCGGAAGCCCACAAACCCATGAGCGATTCGATCGAAGGGTCTCCCCCTGGAAGCTTGGCGATTATGCGGACTCGTTCTTTTCGCGAGTGTGAGAGCAGGCTATAAATCATTTCAAAGCGCGGCTCAGAAGGGAAGACGTCGACGCAAGTAATGTCTGAAAGAAAGTTGAATTTAGTCTGCGTGTTCTCCCGCAGAATCTCACAAGCACGCCGGATGTCGGCGCGGTTGACATAAATCGTCAACTCATCGCGATCGAATTTCGCCGCTTCCAAGAGTGAGGCAGACTGGAGCGCCGCTGCTGCCGGTCTGTCTTTGAGTTGGTCAATTTCGGTGATTGCAGGCTGTAACGGCATCTAGAAGTCCGTCTTCTCCGTTTTGTTCCAATCAAGCGCGCCCTTTTTCCAGATGTAGAAGAAGCCGACGAGGACGACGCCGATGTAAACCAACATCTCCCAGAAACCGAACATGCGCGCGCTAAAGTCCCCAGGAGTGCCGCCCAGCGCGGGAGCGATTGCAGCCGGCAACTTGCGGTAGATCACAGCCCAGGGAATAAGAAAGATCGCCTCAACATCAAACAGGATGAAGAGCATGGCGACCATGTAGAACTTCACGGAGAATCGTTGACGGGCATCGCCAGTACCGACCATGCCGCACTCATACGCCTGCATTTTCGTGCGGCTGTAGCGATGCTTTCCGACCAATGCGGAAAGACCGACCATGCCTCCAGCCACCACGCAAGCCACAATAATCTGCAGCAAAACGGGCAGGTAATTGACGTAATAAGGTAGAGGCTGGTTCGGCATAGAGGCCGTTATATAATGCGCGCCAACAGAGACGGTGAAACATTTGACTATAAGTTTCGCCGCGACGGAGTGTCAAGCGCAGGACACGCAATGAGAGCTCTGATGAGCGACCACCTCCACGCGAGCAATTAACAAGATTGAATCTCCCGTGCTGCGCGATCACAGGACCCGATGATTTTTGGTTTTAACACCGACGTAAAACACAATCAGACCATCTACCACGTCCAGAGTGAAGCACGAAAGGCAGACTTGCTACTGCAAACGATGGTATTCGTGAAAGGGCACTGCATCGGCAAATACGGTTCGTCGTATGCTGAGCAGGTCGGCAATCCGGGATTCTCAGAGGAGCATATTCACGATCTCTTAAAAAAGCAGCATCGCGAGGTGCTCGATGTGATCAAGGCCGGCTCAATCGAGCAATTCTTCCGCGATCAGACTGAAATTCGCGATGCCGAGGGCGAGAGCCTGGCTGTCACCTGGCTCAACTCCGACGAGCCAGTTCTCGAGAAGAAGCTAACCATGCGATTGCTAGTTAGCGATTCTGGTGTAGCCGTTGATGGAGCGCTGGTCACTTCACGATTGCAATATCCGGCTGGAGTTCCGATTCACTCGCAGGCCGTCAGCGAGCCCGACGGTCGAGTGGCGATCGATTTGGACCTGGAACAAGTGGGCAGTGACGCTCGTGATCCAGTTGTATTCGTTCGTGCGACGCACGGAGAGCGCTCAGTGACCAGAAAGTATCGCCTGAAGGTCGAAAACAAACTCGTCGGTTGAGTTCTGGACAGCGAAGATTTGAGCACTGCTTTAGAAGCTCTGCAGAGGGCACGAGAGTGCCTCCTCTGCATTGAGCTAGATTCGATTTAAAGAAATGATCAGAAGTCGTGCAGGTTAGAAATTTCCGGGATTACGCGTCTCAGTACTGTCGGGAAACCAGAACTAGTGAATGGCGAGCAGGACGCAGCATGCAGCTATCCAGCTCCAAAAGGCGAGGGTGTGAACGCCCATTCGAAACCACAGGCTGTCGAGTAGCTTGTTGTTCTCAAACATCCAGATTTGCTCCAAAGATAGGGGTAGGTAACGGCGGCGATTTCTGCTGCCTCAATTATTAAGCTTGAAGAGTGGCTGGATCGGAACCCGTAAACGCGCGTTGCGAGTCACTTTGGTAACGGAGTACACACTGATCCTGTTCCAAATTGAGACTAGCCGCGGTTGCTCAGCACAGTACTCTTCGGCCTCTTGGCAGTAATTCGCGGATAATCCGACCTCAAACCGGACACGGACGAAAGTCATCTACCCCACACCGCAATTGAAACCTAATATGAAGCGGGCTGGTCCGCGAAAGCGCGCAAGAGAAGTGTCTCCCCATGCGGGCGATGGACCGATTAGAGATCGATATTGGAGGACATCTTGGGCGCGAAGCTTCTGCGCGTAGTCTATCGCCTCGTAGTTCCTGGTGGGCTTATTCTCTTGATCTCAGCCCTTGCGATGGAATCTGCCCGGTCTCAGGGGATGGTAGCCTCTTTTTGGCATTACTATCCATACGTCATCTTCGGTATTGGATTGCTGCTCAGCGCCGTTTTCAACTGCAGCCGCCTGTTCTTCGCTCTCTTGATCGTCGCAGCATCTGATCGCGCTCTGGTGTGGCTCGTACCAAGGCTTTCCTCTGCTGGCGTGCGCACGATCTTCGACGCAGTTGCGTTGCTGCTTCCACTGAATCTCCTTGCGCTTTATTTCATGCGGGATCGAGGAATTGTTTCTTCGCGCGGAAGACGTCGCGTGGCGTTCATTCTCGCGCAAATCGGAATTATAGGAATCATCGTTCTAGTCCATCCGATCCAAGTGCGCGCGGCGAATCTGATGCACGGCGAGATTATTCCCGGCGGCTATTTCGAGTGGAACCACATGGCGCAGCCCGCGCTCCTGGCGTTTCTGCTTGCGGGTGTTGTGATGCTGATTTACCTGCTCAATCGTCGTCGGCCAGTCGAGAGCAGCCTATTCTGGGCTTTAGTCACGGCGTTCATCGCGCTGAATGCAGGCGGGGCAACTCATCTCTCTTCCGCCTATTTCGCGAGCGGAGGTCTGATCCTCGGCATTGCTGTGCTTGAGACCTCATACACGATGGCCTTCCACGACGAGCTCACGCAGCTTCCCAGCCGCCGCGCGCTCAATCAGGCACTGCTGAAAGTGGGTGATGCGTATACAGTGGCCATGGTGGATGTCGATCATTTCAAACAATTCAACGACACCTACGGACACGAGACTGGCGACCAGGTCCTGCAGATGATTGCGTCTCGACTGGCCGATGTAACCGGAGGAGGCAAGGCATTTCGCTACGGTGGAGAAGAGTTCGCAGTGATCTTTCCAAACAAATCGGTAGACGAGGCATATCCGAGCCTCGAGACTCTGCGCAAAAAAGTCGAGTCAACTCCGTTCAAGGTTCGCGATCACGATCGTCGTGACAGACGCAAATCGAAGAAGAGAGATGCCCCTAAGCTGCATGCCAAGAAGCGTGTTCGCGTCACCGTAAGCATCGGAGCAGCTTCGTGCGATGGCGACGAACGCCCTGCTGACGCAGTACTTCAGGCAGCCGATAAGGCGCTGTATCGCGCTAAGAACAATGGACGCAACTGTACAGTAGTGAGCGCCTAATAAGGAATCAGCGAAGCGGACGATTTCTTTTAAGCCTGAAACTTGCCTTTCAACAGCTCAAGTCCTTTTGCCATCAAATCACCCTGTGGCACCTGACCATCTGGAGTGTGATCGATCATCTGCGGCAGGATCTGTGCGAGCTGCATTCACTGCCTCTGACGAAAGCCCGGCTTTCGCAGCGATGCCTGGACCTGTTGGGATCCAAGAATGCTGTGCAGCTGCTCGCGAGAGATAGGAAGGTTCTTTCC is part of the Acidobacteriota bacterium genome and harbors:
- a CDS encoding NADH-quinone oxidoreductase subunit I encodes the protein MPNQPLPYYVNYLPVLLQIIVACVVAGGMVGLSALVGKHRYSRTKMQAYECGMVGTGDARQRFSVKFYMVAMLFILFDVEAIFLIPWAVIYRKLPAAIAPALGGTPGDFSARMFGFWEMLVYIGVVLVGFFYIWKKGALDWNKTEKTDF
- a CDS encoding NADH-quinone oxidoreductase subunit NuoF, producing MYTPTPLASHPDEVRIISKRFGHGAQNIDRYIELGGYKAARKALEMQPDDIINEVKASGLRGRGGAGFATGMKWSFIPKQSEAPKYILINGDESEPATCKDRLLVEYDPHAIIEGVIIAGLAVGAKLGFIYLRGEYRYLLEIMEKAVADAYVKGFLGNSIFGSGREFNILTHTGAGAYEVGEESALMESLEGKRGLPRLKPPFPAIKGLYGGPTVINNVETIATVPPIILNGGKWYVSFGPNEKNGGTRLTCLTGHFNKPGVYELPLGYPSKKMIYEVGGGIPNGRKLKALVPGGSSTFLLNQEEAESATMDYDWFARRGEFLGSGGVVAIDDQTCMVKVALRIMKFYQHESCGWCIPCREGTDWLKKTLTRFHDGGGVNKDIDQMLYLANNMAGRTFCALGDAAAFPTISIVKKWRQEFEEHLDGKPCPFEPVSREMAIA
- the nuoG gene encoding NADH dehydrogenase (quinone) subunit G — encoded protein: MADVTITVDGKKVTAPAGTLLIEACKSAGVEVPAFCYYPGLSVQGACRMCLVRIEKMPKLQTACTVPITDGMIVITATPEVHQARKATVEILLGNHPLDCPVCDAGGECELQDMTFAYGAAESQYMESKQHKEEQQWSPVVFFDRPRCILCYRCVRVCGEGMDVWALGVQNRGVASLIAPNKQDHLECEECGMCIDICPVGALTSGAYRYKTRPWEMNHVGTICTHCADGCKTTLGVRRSKGGMEIVRGDNRDKSGINGDFLCIKGRYAFDFANSDDRITQPLVRRDGKLMAVSWEQAIDHVANRFKQIRDSQGGGAIGVIGSNRTTNEENYLLQKFARSILGTNNIDHHQTADYPAFAKAVAGKQNITATLREVTTAPAVLLIGNDPTEQHPLLAWNLRTNVRIHNGRIYIVNSGDIKLRRQARAYAQVPMDGGESLMVRYLGGDDSVASQLQSSSLSRDLLREFRDKVKGEKELIIVFGSELRGDDVFRLVKWGSAQSAKFICLGDYSNSRGAADMGLYPHLLPGFTPVSSNSAFAQEYGSLMPGQAGLDIQGMFSAAKSGKLGALYIVGSNPVARYNIDPFALKNTCIVVQDLFLTETATIAEVFLPAANAYEKAGTYSNTYGDLQLLKKAGDLAGVRTDFELIVRIADRMGADVHKLVPFGKGIRADMGQSRGAQSGEADQHLVWLSARNLEPKLSPFDPEALLDEIQRLVPGYNFSRLNLFSGGDVHTLAPEFSSISQPSSPESIVPANDTLFTSGTLGRYSNTLNSVIENRQATTVEAQIPAD
- a CDS encoding GGDEF domain-containing protein is translated as MGAKLLRVVYRLVVPGGLILLISALAMESARSQGMVASFWHYYPYVIFGIGLLLSAVFNCSRLFFALLIVAASDRALVWLVPRLSSAGVRTIFDAVALLLPLNLLALYFMRDRGIVSSRGRRRVAFILAQIGIIGIIVLVHPIQVRAANLMHGEIIPGGYFEWNHMAQPALLAFLLAGVVMLIYLLNRRRPVESSLFWALVTAFIALNAGGATHLSSAYFASGGLILGIAVLETSYTMAFHDELTQLPSRRALNQALLKVGDAYTVAMVDVDHFKQFNDTYGHETGDQVLQMIASRLADVTGGGKAFRYGGEEFAVIFPNKSVDEAYPSLETLRKKVESTPFKVRDHDRRDRRKSKKRDAPKLHAKKRVRVTVSIGAASCDGDERPADAVLQAADKALYRAKNNGRNCTVVSA
- a CDS encoding NADH-quinone oxidoreductase subunit D (Catalyzes the transfer of electrons from NADH to quinone), whose amino-acid sequence is MAHLNPTPLLEPAQDRTMILNMGPQHPSTHGVLRLLLEIDGETVIKCIPDIGYLHTGIEKTCEAKFYQQVVPLTDRIDYLCPMTNNLTYCLAVEKLLQLEIPPRAQYLRVLLNELTRINSHLVWLGTHALDIGAMTVFLYCFREREELLKIFENVSGQRMMTSYFRIGGVSLDPPLDFWSKVKHFIDKFSDRVDEYEGLLTSNPIWIERTRSVAYLTAEDCTALGVTGPSARGSGIDWDLRRDMPYSGYEKFQFKVPVSKEGDVYARYLLRVQELRESNKIARQALEGMPEGPFKAEAPKVVLPDREKMKTQMEALIYHFKIVTEGFSVPAGEVYQGVESPRGEMGYYIRSDGTAKPYRVHMRSACLANLQALEKLCIGRLLADVVAAIGSIDIVLGEIDR
- a CDS encoding NADH-quinone oxidoreductase subunit NuoH, whose translation is MELLQYLIFAVIKIALLLFILLTAVAYIVLMERKVIARMQNRWGPNRVGPFGLLQPLADGIKFILKEDIIPDSVYKPLYIAAPMIALTLSLISISIIPFGGEWTIGSYHIPLQTTAFWNGNGIQDINIGLLIILGITSLGVYGVALSGWSSNSKYSLLGSLRASAQLISYELALGLSLVGVLLLAGSLSLRQIVDSQAGSLLNWNFFGGLQFVAFFIYIMAAYAETNRIPFDLPEAETELVAGYHTEYSAMKFAMFFMAEYCNMVTVACLATLLFFGGWHSPLEGLHLPVPAIWLMISPLFWFFVKVFFFIFVYIWVRGTLPRFRYDQLMAFGWKFLLPLSIANIVVTSLVLALRS
- a CDS encoding NAD(P)H-dependent oxidoreductase subunit E, which codes for MQYSRELEQRFQKLVTQYPWKRSALIPLLLYAQDEVGYLSDDVVSDIAKRVDLNELEVRNVISYYSLLRTKPAGKYVVQVCTNISCMLRGAENVFDHCRQKLGVDHKEVTRDGTFSVEEVECIGACSWAPAVQVNYDFHLEVTPEKMDQILDSYQKKTQQ
- a CDS encoding NADH-quinone oxidoreductase subunit C, which encodes MPLQPAITEIDQLKDRPAAAALQSASLLEAAKFDRDELTIYVNRADIRRACEILRENTQTKFNFLSDITCVDVFPSEPRFEMIYSLLSHSRKERVRIIAKLPGGDPSIESLMGLWASANFFEREVFDLFGVRFVGHPNMRRIMMPEDWEGHPLRKDYPVEGYR